A stretch of DNA from Sphingomonas sp. SORGH_AS_0879:
GAAGACCGGCAGCCCGCGTCGCATCGTCGCCACCGCATCCCCCTCGATCCGGGCGATCCGGTCCTCCGCCCGCTGACCGGCGCCCGCGATGCTCCCGGCCTGGATCAACGATGCCGATTGCGCGATCTCATCGACCGCCGCCTGCGCCATCCTCGCGGTCGCGGGGTCCAGCCCATCGACATCCGACAGCCTTTTGGCGCTGGCGAGCCTGACGGTCGCCGCCTTGACGGCCGGCAGCCCCGACCGGAACTCCCTCAGCTTGACGACACACAAGGTCCAACTGACGAACGAGGCCGCGAGCAGGATCAGCATGACCGCCTTCACCATCGGTTCCGCGTTCACGAACATGGCAAAGGCGTCGAAATCGACCCGAACCGTCGTCCCGCCGGAGGCCTGTGCCGCGGCGATCCCCGGAGCGGCCAGCGCCGCAGCTCCGATGCCGATGGCAATTTGCGTCAATTTACCTGTCATCTGTCGATCTCCGGCAACGCGGCGTTGGATTGATCCGCCATCACGCCCTCGGCGACCGGCGGTGACGGCATGGTGGCGGGGCGCAGCGACCAGCCGCCCTCGCGTAGTTCCAGCATGAGGTGGTGGAACGGAATGATGCTGGTGCGGTGCGCGACGCTGACCACGGTCGCGCCCGCTTCGACCAGCAGGCCGTACAGCAGCGCCTCGGTCGCGACGTCGACCGCACTGGTCGCTTCGTCGAGGAAAACATGGGCGGGCTTGCTGATGAGGAAGCGGGCGAAGCCGATCCGCTGCTGCTCCCCTAGCGACAGGATGCGCGACCAGTCCTGTTCGGCGTCGAGCCCGCCATGATAGGCGACCAGATCGCCCAGATTGACGCGCCGCAGCGCCGCCAGCAGCACCTCGTCCTCGACATCGCCAGCATCCTGCTTCGGGTAGATCAACTGGCTGCGGAGCGTGCCCAGCATCATATACGGCTTTTGCGGCATGAACAGCATCCGCTCCAGCGGTGGCAGATCCAGCCGTCCACTGCCCCGCGTCCACAAGCCGGCGAGGACGCGCAGGAACGAACTTTTGCCAACGCCCGTCTGGCCGACCACGATCATGCGCTGACCGGGCTCCAGGTCGAAGCTGATATCCCGCACCAGGCTGCGTTCGCCGCCCGGCGTCTGATAGGTCACATGATCGACCCGGATCGAATCGCCGCCACGAAACAGCGCGATGGAATGTTGACCGGGCTTCTCCGCGCGCGTCCGGTGCCGCTCTTCGATTTCCCGTGATTTTTCTAAAACTTGCGCAAGACGCACGGCATTGGGCGCGACATGGGACAAGGTCGGGATCAACCTTTCGAAATTGCCGATCGCGCTCTGGATGACCATGGTCGCCATTGCGGCCGAGGCGATCGCACCGAATTCGATCTTCCCCGACAGATAGAGCGGGATGACGAAGATCAACGGCAGGGCGAACTCCGCCAACTCGAACAGCCGTATGAAGAACTGGACCCGAACGTCGTTCACGATGTTGCGGACCGATTGGCGCACGGCGTGGCGCAGGCGGGTGTCGATCTGCTGGCATTCGGCCTCCTCACCGCCATAGAAGGCGATGGTTTCGGCATTGTCGCGAACGTGAAGGACGCCGTAGCGCAAGTCCGCCTCGGCGATCTTGACGTCCCACGCAATGCCGATTCCCGGCCGGTAGACATAGAAGAATGCCAGAATGCGGATACCGGAAAGCACGAAGATCGCCGGTGCGATCAGCGGCGATATCCGGGAAAGTAGCGCCATCTGGATCGTAATCGAAAAGCCGATCGAAAAGATCATCGGAGGGAAGGCAACCAGTGCCTTGCACAGCGGAGCGATCTCTTCCTGAATCCGCTGGTCGGGGTTGTCGATGTCCCTGTCGATATTGATGTCGTAATAGGCACGATTGGCCAGATAGCGGTCGACGAGCAAAGTGGTCAGAAAGCGGCGCCAGTGCACTTCGAGATAGCTGGTCACGAAGTCGCTAACCCAGGAAACAACTCCCTTGCCGACGAACAGGGCAGCGATCGTCAGGGTCAGCGGCCAATATGTATCCACGCTCTTCGCGACGAGGGCGTTGGTCTGCTCCCCGACAAGCTGGGTGTTGTAGCCGCTCGCCACCGCATTCAGCGCGTTGCAGGTGAAGGCCGCCGCCAATAGCGCCCATGGCGTCCACGCCCACCGCCGCAGCCAATAGGGCCATACCAGCAACGCCACGCGGCGGAAGAAGACGGCGTTGATCTTGCGATCGCGGGGATCGACCACGATACGCGATCGCATCGTCCCGGTCGTGCTGCCCGACGCCTTCATGCCAAGGGCTCCGCGACGACCAGATCGGACAGCCCCGCCTCCGCGACGGAAGCGGCAATGGCACGCGCCTCGCCTGTCATCATACAGACCAGCGCATCCGGCTCCGGCAATAGCGGGATCGCCGCCGCCGCCAGTTCATCCGGCGTCAGCGCCTCGACACGATCGCGATAGCGATACCAATCGTCCGGCCCCCGATAATCGTGATCATGACCCGATTGCAGCGCGTTGACCGTGTCGACGGCCTTTTCGTTGAGCCGCGCCAGACGCTGTCGCTCCGATCGCCTGAACGCCTCGATCTCCGATGCCCGCACGGGGTGACTGCCACGAAGACCGTCGACGATCGTGCGCAACTCGCGCAAG
This window harbors:
- a CDS encoding MotA/TolQ/ExbB proton channel family protein is translated as MTGKLTQIAIGIGAAALAAPGIAAAQASGGTTVRVDFDAFAMFVNAEPMVKAVMLILLAASFVSWTLCVVKLREFRSGLPAVKAATVRLASAKRLSDVDGLDPATARMAQAAVDEIAQSASLIQAGSIAGAGQRAEDRIARIEGDAVATMRRGLPVFASIGSVGPFVGLFGTVWGIMHSFTGIAAAKTTSLAVVAPGISEALLATALGLVAAIPATVMYNYLVRRLAVYRGALEMTATLVAGLAGREIEDMALAAGRQQAAFIPQARSA
- a CDS encoding ABC transporter ATP-binding protein/permease, producing the protein MRSRIVVDPRDRKINAVFFRRVALLVWPYWLRRWAWTPWALLAAAFTCNALNAVASGYNTQLVGEQTNALVAKSVDTYWPLTLTIAALFVGKGVVSWVSDFVTSYLEVHWRRFLTTLLVDRYLANRAYYDINIDRDIDNPDQRIQEEIAPLCKALVAFPPMIFSIGFSITIQMALLSRISPLIAPAIFVLSGIRILAFFYVYRPGIGIAWDVKIAEADLRYGVLHVRDNAETIAFYGGEEAECQQIDTRLRHAVRQSVRNIVNDVRVQFFIRLFELAEFALPLIFVIPLYLSGKIEFGAIASAAMATMVIQSAIGNFERLIPTLSHVAPNAVRLAQVLEKSREIEERHRTRAEKPGQHSIALFRGGDSIRVDHVTYQTPGGERSLVRDISFDLEPGQRMIVVGQTGVGKSSFLRVLAGLWTRGSGRLDLPPLERMLFMPQKPYMMLGTLRSQLIYPKQDAGDVEDEVLLAALRRVNLGDLVAYHGGLDAEQDWSRILSLGEQQRIGFARFLISKPAHVFLDEATSAVDVATEALLYGLLVEAGATVVSVAHRTSIIPFHHLMLELREGGWSLRPATMPSPPVAEGVMADQSNAALPEIDR